A portion of the Citrobacter rodentium NBRC 105723 = DSM 16636 genome contains these proteins:
- the corA gene encoding magnesium/cobalt transporter CorA, producing MLSAFQLENNRLSRLEVEESQTLIDAVWVDLVEPDDDERLRVQSELGQSLATRPELEDIEASARFFEDEDGLHIHSFFFFEDAEDHAGNSTVAFTIRDGRLFTLRERELPAFRLYRMRARSQAMIDGNAYELLLDLFETKIEQLADEIENIYSDLEQLSRVIMEGHQGDEYDEALSTLAELEDIGWKVRLCLMDTQRALNFLVRKARLPGGQLEQAREILRDIESLLPHNESLFQKVNFLMQAAMGFINIEQNRIIKIFSVVSVVFLPPTLVASSYGMNFEFMPELKWSFGYPGAIIFMILAGLAPYLYFKRKNWL from the coding sequence ATGCTGAGCGCATTTCAACTGGAAAACAATCGACTGAGCCGGCTGGAAGTCGAAGAATCACAAACCCTGATTGACGCCGTATGGGTCGACCTTGTCGAACCGGACGACGACGAGCGTCTGCGCGTACAATCGGAGCTGGGCCAGAGCCTGGCGACCCGCCCTGAACTGGAAGACATCGAAGCCTCCGCGCGTTTTTTTGAAGATGAGGATGGTCTGCACATCCACTCCTTTTTCTTCTTTGAAGATGCGGAGGATCACGCCGGTAACTCAACGGTGGCGTTCACCATCCGCGATGGCCGTCTGTTTACCCTGCGCGAGCGCGAGCTACCGGCGTTCCGGCTGTATCGTATGCGCGCCCGTAGCCAGGCGATGATCGACGGCAACGCTTACGAACTGCTGCTCGATCTGTTCGAAACCAAAATCGAACAGCTGGCGGATGAAATTGAAAATATTTACAGCGACCTGGAGCAGCTCAGCCGTGTGATCATGGAAGGGCATCAGGGCGATGAGTATGACGAGGCGCTCTCCACCCTGGCGGAGCTGGAAGATATCGGCTGGAAGGTGCGTCTGTGTCTGATGGATACCCAGCGCGCGCTGAATTTCCTGGTGCGCAAAGCGCGTCTGCCGGGCGGTCAGCTGGAGCAGGCGCGGGAGATCCTGCGCGATATCGAGTCTCTGCTGCCGCACAATGAATCGCTGTTCCAGAAGGTCAACTTCCTGATGCAGGCGGCGATGGGTTTTATCAACATTGAGCAGAACCGCATCATCAAGATCTTCTCGGTGGTTTCCGTGGTGTTCCTGCCGCCGACGCTGGTGGCCTCCAGCTACGGGATGAACTTTGAGTTTATGCCGGAGCTGAAGTGGAGCTTCGGTTATCCTGGCGCGATTATTTTTATGATCCTCGCCGGACTGGCGCCGTATCTGTACTTTAAGCGGAAGAACTGGCTTTGA
- the xerC gene encoding tyrosine recombinase XerC, whose product MSDFHTDVDRFLRYLGVERQLSPITLKNYQRQLDAIIALAAEAGLESWQQCDAAMVRSFAVRSRRKGLGPASLALRLSALRSFFDWIVSEGKLNANPAKGVSAPKAPRHLPKNIDVDDVNRLLDIDLNDPLAVRDRAMLEVMYGAGLRLSELVGLDINHLDLDTGEVWVMGKGSKERRLPIGRNAVAWIEHWLDLRGLFGCEENALFLSKLGKRISARNVQKRFAEWGIKQGLNSHVHPHKLRHSFATHMLESSGDLRGVQELLGHANLSTTQIYTHLDFQHLASVYDAAHPRAKRGK is encoded by the coding sequence ATGAGCGATTTTCACACCGACGTCGACCGCTTCCTGCGCTATCTCGGCGTGGAGCGGCAGCTTAGCCCCATTACCTTAAAGAATTATCAGCGCCAGCTTGACGCTATCATCGCCCTCGCCGCAGAGGCGGGACTGGAGAGCTGGCAGCAGTGTGACGCCGCGATGGTGCGCAGTTTCGCGGTGCGTAGCCGTCGTAAAGGGCTTGGTCCCGCCAGCCTGGCGTTACGTCTTTCCGCGCTGCGCAGTTTCTTTGACTGGATAGTCAGCGAAGGCAAACTGAATGCTAACCCGGCGAAAGGCGTTTCGGCGCCTAAGGCCCCGCGCCATCTGCCGAAAAATATCGACGTCGACGACGTGAACCGCCTGCTGGATATTGACCTTAACGATCCGCTCGCCGTGCGCGACCGGGCGATGCTGGAGGTGATGTACGGCGCGGGGCTGCGTTTGTCGGAACTGGTGGGGCTGGATATCAATCATCTCGATCTCGACACCGGCGAAGTATGGGTAATGGGCAAAGGCAGCAAAGAGCGCCGTCTGCCGATTGGCCGTAACGCGGTGGCGTGGATCGAACACTGGCTGGATCTGCGCGGGCTGTTTGGCTGCGAGGAAAACGCGCTGTTCCTGTCGAAACTCGGCAAGCGTATTTCCGCGCGTAATGTGCAAAAGCGCTTCGCTGAGTGGGGCATTAAGCAAGGGCTGAACAGCCATGTGCATCCCCACAAATTACGCCACTCCTTTGCGACCCACATGCTGGAGTCGAGCGGCGACCTGCGTGGCGTACAGGAGCTGTTGGGGCACGCTAACCTCTCCACCACGCAGATCTATACACACCTTGATTTTCAACACCTTGCCTCGGTGTACGATGCGGCGCATCCGCGCGCCAAACGGGGGAAATAA
- the rhtC gene encoding threonine export protein RhtC, translating into MLMLFLTVAMVHIVALMSPGPDFFFVSQTAVSRSRKEAMMGVLGITCGVMVWAGIALLGLHLIIQKMAWLHTIIMVGGGLYLCWMGYQMLRGALKKQDAAAPAPQVELAQSGRSFLKGLLTNLANPKAIIYFGSVFSLFVGDNVGTAARWGIFVLIIVETFAWFTVVASLFALPRMRRGYQRLAKWIDGVAGALFAGFGIHLIISR; encoded by the coding sequence ATGCTTATGTTATTTCTCACCGTGGCGATGGTGCACATTGTGGCGCTGATGAGCCCGGGTCCGGATTTCTTTTTCGTTTCGCAGACCGCCGTCAGCCGCTCACGTAAAGAAGCGATGATGGGTGTGCTGGGGATCACCTGCGGCGTCATGGTCTGGGCGGGCATCGCGCTGCTCGGCCTGCATCTGATTATCCAAAAAATGGCCTGGCTGCACACCATTATTATGGTCGGCGGCGGCCTGTATCTGTGCTGGATGGGCTACCAGATGCTGCGTGGGGCGCTGAAAAAGCAGGACGCAGCCGCGCCTGCGCCTCAGGTTGAACTGGCGCAAAGCGGGCGCAGCTTCCTGAAAGGTCTGCTGACTAACCTGGCCAATCCGAAAGCGATTATCTATTTCGGCTCGGTGTTCTCTCTGTTTGTTGGCGATAACGTCGGCACTGCCGCGCGCTGGGGGATTTTCGTGCTGATTATCGTGGAGACATTCGCATGGTTTACGGTGGTGGCCAGCCTGTTCGCGCTGCCGCGGATGCGTCGCGGCTATCAGCGGCTGGCGAAATGGATCGATGGCGTTGCCGGCGCGCTGTTCGCCGGGTTTGGCATCCATTTGATCATTTCGCGCTGA
- the recQ gene encoding ATP-dependent DNA helicase RecQ, which yields MAQAEVMNLESGAKQVLQETFGYQQFRPGQEAIIDTVMSGRDCLVVMPTGGGKSLCYQIPALLLNGLTVVVSPLISLMKDQVDQLLANGVAAACLNSTQTREQQLEVMAGCRSGKIRLLYIAPERLMLDNFLEHLAHWNPALLAVDEAHCISQWGHDFRPEYAALGQLRQRFPALPFMALTATADETTRLDIVRLLGLNDPLIQISSFDRPNIRYMLMEKFKPLDQLMRYVQEQRGKSGIIYCNSRAKVEDTAARLQSRGLSAAAYHAGLENHVRADVQEKFQRDDLQIVVATVAFGMGINKPNVRFVVHFDIPRNIESYYQETGRAGRDGLPAEAMLFYDPADMAWLRRCLEEKPQGQLQDIERHKLNAMGAFAEAQTCRRLVLLNYFGEGRQEPCGNCDICLDPPKRYDGLKDAQIALSTIGRVNQRFGMGYVVEVIRGANNQRIRELGHDKLKVYGMGREKSHEHWVSVIRQLIHLGLVMQNIAQHSALQMTDAARPVLRGEASLQLAVPRIVALKPRVMQKSFGGNYDRKLFSKLRKLRKAIADEENIPPYVVFNDATLIEMAEQMPVSASEMLSVNGVGMRKLERFGKEFMALIRAHVDGDDEE from the coding sequence GTGGCGCAGGCGGAAGTGATGAATCTGGAGTCCGGGGCTAAACAGGTTTTGCAGGAAACCTTTGGCTACCAACAGTTCCGCCCGGGTCAGGAAGCGATCATTGACACCGTTATGTCCGGACGCGACTGCCTGGTGGTGATGCCGACCGGCGGCGGAAAATCGCTGTGCTATCAAATTCCCGCCTTACTGCTTAATGGCCTGACGGTTGTGGTATCGCCGCTGATCTCCCTGATGAAAGACCAGGTCGATCAGCTGCTGGCGAACGGCGTGGCGGCGGCCTGCCTGAATTCGACCCAGACGCGTGAACAGCAGCTTGAGGTGATGGCCGGATGCCGCAGCGGGAAAATCCGCCTGCTGTATATCGCGCCTGAGCGGCTGATGCTGGATAACTTTCTTGAGCATCTGGCGCACTGGAATCCGGCGTTGCTGGCCGTCGATGAGGCGCACTGTATTTCCCAGTGGGGCCACGATTTCCGCCCGGAATACGCGGCGTTAGGCCAGCTTCGCCAGCGCTTCCCTGCGCTACCGTTTATGGCGCTGACCGCCACGGCGGATGAAACCACCCGGCTGGATATTGTTCGTTTATTAGGCCTCAACGACCCCTTAATTCAGATCAGCAGCTTTGACCGGCCCAACATTCGCTACATGCTGATGGAGAAATTTAAGCCTCTCGACCAGCTGATGCGCTACGTGCAGGAGCAGCGCGGCAAGTCCGGCATCATTTACTGCAATAGCCGGGCGAAGGTGGAAGACACCGCTGCGCGCCTGCAAAGCCGGGGGCTCAGCGCGGCGGCATACCATGCGGGGCTGGAGAATCACGTTCGCGCCGACGTGCAGGAGAAATTCCAGCGCGACGATCTGCAAATCGTGGTGGCGACCGTGGCGTTCGGGATGGGCATCAACAAGCCCAACGTGCGCTTTGTGGTCCATTTTGATATTCCGCGCAACATTGAATCCTACTATCAGGAAACCGGTCGCGCTGGTCGCGACGGTCTGCCAGCGGAAGCGATGCTGTTTTACGATCCGGCGGATATGGCGTGGCTGCGCCGCTGTCTGGAAGAGAAACCGCAGGGCCAGTTGCAGGATATAGAGCGACACAAGCTCAATGCGATGGGGGCGTTTGCCGAGGCGCAGACCTGTCGCCGTCTGGTGCTGCTGAACTACTTTGGCGAAGGGCGGCAGGAGCCGTGCGGCAACTGCGATATCTGTCTCGATCCGCCAAAACGCTATGATGGCCTGAAGGATGCGCAGATTGCCCTCTCGACTATCGGGCGGGTAAATCAGCGTTTCGGGATGGGCTACGTGGTTGAGGTGATCCGCGGCGCGAACAACCAGCGCATCCGCGAACTGGGCCACGACAAGCTCAAGGTTTACGGCATGGGTCGCGAGAAGAGCCATGAGCACTGGGTCAGCGTGATCCGTCAGCTGATTCATCTGGGACTGGTGATGCAGAATATCGCCCAGCATTCGGCGTTACAAATGACCGACGCGGCGCGCCCGGTGCTGCGCGGCGAAGCGTCGCTGCAGCTGGCCGTTCCGCGTATCGTCGCTCTTAAGCCGCGGGTCATGCAGAAATCCTTTGGCGGCAATTACGATCGCAAACTGTTTTCCAAACTGCGCAAGCTGCGTAAAGCGATTGCTGATGAAGAGAACATCCCGCCATACGTGGTGTTTAACGATGCTACGCTGATTGAGATGGCGGAACAGATGCCGGTTTCCGCCAGCGAAATGCTCAGCGTTAACGGCGTGGGTATGCGCAAACTGGAGCGCTTCGGTAAAGAGTTTATGGCGCTGATTCGCGCCCACGTCGACGGTGACGATGAGGAGTAG
- the rarD gene encoding EamA family transporter RarD — MDAKQTRQGVLLALAAYFIWGVAPAYFKLIHYVPADEILTHRVIWSFFFMVALMSVSRQWSGVKTLLQTPKKVFLLALSAVLIGGNWLLFIWAVNNHHMLEASLGYFINPLVNILLGMLFLGERFRRMQWLAVILAVCGVLVQLWTFGSLPIIALGLAFSFAFYGLVRKKIAVEAQTGMLFETLWLLPVAAIYLFGIADSPTSHMGQNPMSLNLLLIAAGVVTTVPLLCFTGAATRLRLSTLGFFQYIGPTLMFLLAVTFYGEVPGADKMVTFAFIWVALAIFVMDAVYTQRRARKGL; from the coding sequence ATGGATGCAAAGCAAACGCGGCAGGGCGTTTTACTCGCTCTTGCCGCTTATTTTATTTGGGGCGTGGCTCCCGCGTACTTCAAGCTGATTCATTACGTTCCCGCTGACGAAATTCTGACCCATCGCGTGATCTGGTCATTTTTCTTTATGGTGGCGCTGATGAGCGTCAGCCGTCAGTGGTCAGGCGTTAAAACGCTGCTGCAAACGCCAAAGAAGGTGTTCCTGCTGGCGCTCTCTGCCGTACTCATCGGCGGCAACTGGCTGCTGTTTATCTGGGCGGTCAACAACCATCATATGCTGGAGGCCAGCCTCGGTTACTTTATCAACCCGCTAGTGAATATCCTGCTGGGGATGCTGTTTCTTGGCGAACGCTTTCGCCGGATGCAGTGGCTGGCGGTGATCCTGGCGGTGTGCGGCGTGCTGGTGCAGCTATGGACCTTCGGTTCGCTGCCGATTATCGCGCTGGGCCTGGCCTTCAGCTTTGCCTTTTACGGCCTGGTGCGCAAGAAGATCGCTGTTGAAGCGCAAACCGGGATGCTATTCGAAACGCTATGGCTGTTGCCGGTGGCGGCAATTTATCTGTTCGGTATTGCCGACAGCCCAACCAGCCATATGGGGCAAAACCCGATGTCGCTCAACCTGCTGCTGATCGCCGCGGGCGTCGTGACCACCGTACCGCTGCTGTGCTTTACCGGCGCGGCGACGCGCCTGCGTCTCTCAACGCTGGGCTTTTTCCAGTACATTGGCCCAACGCTGATGTTCCTGCTGGCGGTGACGTTTTACGGCGAAGTACCGGGCGCGGATAAGATGGTGACCTTCGCCTTTATCTGGGTGGCGCTGGCGATATTTGTGATGGATGCGGTGTATACCCAGCGCAGAGCGCGTAAGGGGTTGTAA
- the pldA gene encoding phospholipase A, translating into MRAILGGLTAAAMLPVAAFAQEATVKEVHDTPAVQGSIIANMLVEHDNPFTLYPYDTNYLIYTNTSDLNKEAISTYNWSENARKDEVKFQLSLAFPLWRGILGPNSVLGASYTQKSWWQLSNSEESAPFRETNYEPQLFLGFATDYRFAGWTLRDIEMGYNHDSNGRSDPTSRSWNRLYTRLMAQNGNWLVEVKPWYVIGSTDDNPDITKYMGYYQLKIGYHLGDAVLSAKGQYNWNTGYGGAELGLSYPLTKHVRLYTQVYSGYGESLIDYNFNQTRVGVGVMLNDIF; encoded by the coding sequence ATGCGGGCGATTCTGGGTGGGTTAACGGCAGCCGCCATGCTGCCAGTGGCAGCATTTGCGCAAGAAGCGACGGTAAAAGAAGTACATGATACGCCAGCGGTACAGGGCAGCATTATCGCCAATATGCTGGTAGAGCATGATAACCCGTTCACGCTTTACCCTTACGACACTAACTACCTGATCTACACCAATACCAGCGACCTAAACAAAGAAGCGATCAGCACCTATAACTGGTCTGAAAACGCCCGTAAAGATGAAGTGAAATTCCAGTTGAGCCTGGCGTTCCCGCTGTGGCGGGGGATCCTCGGACCGAACTCGGTGCTTGGCGCATCGTATACGCAGAAATCCTGGTGGCAGTTGTCCAACAGCGAAGAGTCTGCGCCGTTTCGGGAAACTAACTATGAGCCGCAGCTGTTTCTCGGCTTTGCGACCGACTATCGCTTTGCGGGCTGGACGCTGCGCGATATTGAAATGGGCTACAACCACGATTCCAATGGCCGCTCCGACCCGACCTCCCGCAGCTGGAACCGTCTTTACACGCGCCTGATGGCGCAAAACGGCAACTGGCTGGTGGAAGTGAAGCCGTGGTATGTCATCGGCAGCACTGACGATAACCCGGATATCACCAAATATATGGGCTACTATCAGCTGAAGATCGGTTATCACCTGGGCGATGCGGTGCTGAGCGCGAAGGGACAATATAACTGGAATACCGGCTACGGCGGCGCCGAGCTGGGTCTGAGCTATCCGCTGACGAAGCACGTCCGTCTCTACACCCAGGTGTACAGCGGCTATGGCGAATCACTTATCGACTATAACTTTAACCAGACGCGCGTGGGCGTTGGCGTGATGCTTAACGACATCTTCTGA
- the yigB gene encoding 5-amino-6-(5-phospho-D-ribitylamino)uracil phosphatase YigB — translation MRFYRSLGQISAITFDLDDTLYDNRPVILRTEQEALAFVQSYHPALRTIQNADLQQLRQVVREAEPEIYHDVTRWRHRAVEQAMLNAGLSAEEAAAGANAAMINFAKWRSQVDVPAETHDTLKALAKKWPLVAITNGNARPELFGLGDYFTFVLRAGPDGRSKPFSDMYLLAAEKLNLPPGGILHVGDDLTTDVAGAIRSGLQACWIKPQNADLMQTFDSRLLPHMEISRLASLTSLI, via the coding sequence ATGCGTTTTTACCGCTCCTTAGGGCAGATCAGTGCGATCACCTTCGATCTCGATGACACCCTGTATGATAACCGTCCGGTTATCCTGCGCACCGAGCAGGAAGCGCTCGCCTTTGTGCAAAGTTATCACCCGGCGCTGCGCACGATTCAGAACGCCGATCTGCAACAGCTGCGTCAGGTGGTGCGGGAAGCGGAGCCGGAGATCTATCACGATGTCACCCGCTGGCGACACCGTGCGGTGGAGCAGGCGATGCTCAACGCGGGCCTTTCGGCGGAAGAAGCGGCGGCTGGCGCTAACGCCGCGATGATAAACTTTGCCAAATGGCGCAGTCAGGTGGACGTTCCCGCGGAAACCCACGACACGCTGAAAGCGTTAGCGAAGAAGTGGCCGCTGGTGGCGATCACTAACGGCAACGCCCGGCCGGAACTGTTTGGTCTTGGCGACTACTTTACCTTTGTGTTGCGTGCCGGTCCGGACGGGCGTTCAAAGCCGTTCAGCGACATGTACCTGCTGGCGGCGGAAAAGCTCAACCTGCCGCCCGGCGGGATCCTGCACGTCGGCGACGATTTGACCACCGACGTTGCCGGGGCGATCCGCAGCGGTTTGCAGGCCTGCTGGATCAAACCGCAAAATGCCGACCTGATGCAGACGTTTGATAGTCGATTGCTGCCGCATATGGAAATTTCGCGGTTGGCATCTCTGACCTCGCTGATATAA
- a CDS encoding IS110-like element ISCro4 family transposase encodes MEQELHFIGIDVSKAKLDVDVLRPDGRHRSKKFANTPKGHDELLRWLSGHRVAPAHICMEATSTYMEDVAAHLSDAGYTVSVINPALGKAFAQSEGLRSKTDAVDARMLAEFCRQKRPPAWEAPHPVERALRALVLRHQSLTDMHTQELNRLETAREVQRPSIDAHLLWLHAELKRIEKQIKDLTDDDPDMKHRRKLLESIPGIGEKTSAVLLAYTGLKERFTHARQFAAFAGLTPRRYESGSSVNRASRMSKAGHASLRRALYMPAMVAVSKTEWGRAFRDRLAGNGKKGKVIIGAMMRKLAQVAYGVLKSGVPFDASRHNPVAA; translated from the coding sequence ATGGAACAGGAACTTCATTTTATCGGTATCGATGTCTCTAAAGCTAAGCTGGATGTCGATGTGTTGCGGCCTGATGGCCGTCACCGCAGCAAAAAATTTGCCAACACCCCGAAGGGCCACGACGAACTTCTCCGCTGGCTCAGCGGTCATCGCGTGGCACCGGCACATATCTGCATGGAAGCCACCAGTACGTATATGGAAGACGTTGCCGCTCATCTCAGTGATGCCGGTTACACCGTCTCCGTCATCAACCCCGCCCTGGGTAAAGCCTTTGCACAGAGTGAAGGTCTGCGCAGCAAAACCGATGCAGTGGATGCCCGTATGCTGGCAGAGTTCTGTCGTCAGAAGCGCCCTCCGGCGTGGGAAGCCCCGCATCCGGTTGAACGGGCCCTGCGGGCTCTGGTGCTGCGCCATCAGTCGCTGACGGACATGCACACGCAGGAGCTGAACCGCCTGGAGACAGCGCGTGAGGTGCAGCGTCCGAGTATAGACGCCCATCTGCTGTGGCTTCATGCCGAACTTAAGCGCATCGAAAAGCAGATAAAGGACCTGACGGATGATGACCCGGATATGAAGCACCGCAGGAAGCTGCTGGAAAGTATCCCGGGCATCGGGGAGAAAACGTCCGCGGTATTACTGGCTTATACCGGTCTGAAGGAGCGCTTCACCCATGCCAGGCAGTTCGCCGCTTTTGCGGGTCTGACGCCGCGGCGGTATGAATCAGGCAGCAGTGTGAACAGGGCCAGCCGGATGAGTAAAGCCGGACATGCGTCGCTTCGCAGGGCGCTGTATATGCCTGCGATGGTGGCGGTAAGTAAAACGGAATGGGGAAGAGCGTTCCGTGACCGTCTGGCAGGGAACGGTAAAAAAGGGAAAGTGATAATCGGTGCGATGATGCGCAAGCTGGCGCAGGTGGCGTACGGTGTTCTGAAGTCAGGCGTGCCGTTCGATGCGTCCCGGCATAATCCGGTAGCAGCGTAA
- the uvrD gene encoding DNA helicase II translates to MDVSYLLDSLNDKQREAVAAPRSNMLVLAGAGSGKTRVLVHRIAWLLTVENNSPYSIMAVTFTNKAAAEMRHRIGQLMGTSQGGMWVGTFHGLAHRLLRAHHMDANLPQDFQILDSEDQLRLLKRLMKAMNLDDKQWPPRQAMWYINGQKDEGLRPHHLQSFGNPVEQTWQKVYQAYQEACDRAGLVDFAELLLRAHELWLNKPHILQHYRERFTNILVDEFQDTNNIQYAWVRLLAGDTGKVMIVGDDDQSIYGWRGAQVENIQRFLNDFPGAQTIRLEQNYRSTSNILSAANALIENNNGRLGKKLWTDGVDGEPISLYCAFNELDEARFVVNRIKTWQDNGGALEQCAILYRSNAQSRVLEEALLQASMPYRIYGGMRFFERQEIKDALSYLRLIANRNDDAAFERVVNTPTRGIGDRTLDVVRQTSRDRQLTLWQACRELLQEKALAGRAASALQRFMELIDALAQETADMPLHVQTDRVIRDSGLRTMYEQEKGEKGQTRIENLEELVTATRQFSYNEEDEDLMPLQAFLSHAALEAGEGQADTWQDAVQLMTLHSAKGLEFPQVFIVGMEEGMFPSQMSLDEGGRLEEERRLAYVGVTRAMQKLTLTYAETRRLYGKEVYHRPSRFIGELPEECVEEVRLRATVSRPVSHQRMGTPIAENDTGYKLGQRVRHAKFGEGTIVNLEGSGEHSRLQVAFQGQGIKWLVAAYAKLETV, encoded by the coding sequence ATGGACGTTTCTTACCTGCTTGACAGCCTCAATGATAAACAGCGTGAAGCGGTGGCCGCGCCACGTAGCAACATGCTGGTGCTCGCGGGGGCGGGGAGCGGTAAAACCCGCGTGCTGGTGCACCGCATTGCCTGGCTGCTGACCGTGGAGAACAACTCGCCCTATTCGATTATGGCGGTGACCTTCACCAACAAGGCGGCGGCGGAGATGCGCCACCGTATCGGCCAACTGATGGGCACCAGCCAGGGCGGGATGTGGGTCGGCACCTTCCACGGGCTGGCGCACCGGCTGCTGCGCGCGCACCATATGGACGCGAACCTGCCGCAGGATTTCCAGATCCTCGACAGCGAAGATCAGCTGCGTTTGCTCAAACGTCTGATGAAGGCGATGAACCTCGACGACAAGCAGTGGCCGCCGCGCCAGGCGATGTGGTACATCAACGGCCAGAAAGATGAAGGGCTGCGTCCGCATCATCTGCAAAGCTTCGGTAATCCGGTGGAACAGACCTGGCAGAAGGTGTATCAGGCCTATCAGGAGGCGTGCGATCGCGCCGGGCTGGTGGATTTCGCCGAGCTGCTGCTGCGCGCCCATGAGCTGTGGCTCAACAAACCGCACATTCTCCAGCACTACCGCGAGCGGTTCACCAATATCCTGGTGGACGAATTCCAGGATACCAACAACATTCAGTACGCCTGGGTGCGCCTGCTGGCGGGCGATACCGGTAAGGTGATGATCGTCGGCGATGACGATCAGTCGATCTACGGCTGGCGCGGCGCGCAGGTGGAAAACATCCAGCGCTTCCTCAACGACTTCCCCGGCGCGCAGACCATTCGTCTGGAACAGAACTACCGTTCGACCAGCAATATCCTCAGCGCGGCCAACGCCCTGATTGAGAACAACAACGGGCGTCTGGGCAAAAAACTGTGGACCGACGGCGTCGACGGCGAGCCGATTTCGCTCTACTGCGCGTTTAACGAACTGGACGAAGCGCGCTTTGTGGTTAACCGCATCAAGACCTGGCAGGACAACGGCGGGGCGCTTGAGCAGTGCGCCATCCTCTATCGCAGCAACGCTCAGTCGCGCGTACTGGAAGAGGCTTTGCTGCAGGCGAGTATGCCGTACCGGATCTATGGCGGTATGCGCTTCTTCGAACGCCAGGAGATTAAAGACGCGCTTTCTTATCTGCGCCTGATCGCCAACCGTAATGACGACGCCGCCTTTGAACGCGTGGTGAATACCCCGACCCGCGGAATTGGCGATCGGACTCTGGACGTGGTGCGCCAGACCTCGCGCGATCGTCAGCTTACGCTGTGGCAGGCCTGTCGCGAGCTGTTGCAGGAGAAAGCGCTGGCCGGACGCGCCGCCAGCGCGCTGCAACGCTTTATGGAGCTTATCGACGCGCTGGCGCAGGAAACCGCCGATATGCCGCTGCACGTACAGACCGATCGGGTCATCAGAGACTCCGGCCTGCGCACCATGTACGAGCAGGAGAAAGGCGAGAAGGGGCAGACCCGTATTGAAAACTTAGAGGAACTGGTGACGGCGACGCGCCAGTTCAGCTACAACGAAGAAGACGAAGATTTAATGCCGTTGCAGGCGTTTCTCTCGCACGCGGCGCTGGAAGCGGGCGAAGGGCAGGCGGATACCTGGCAGGATGCGGTGCAGTTAATGACCCTGCACTCGGCGAAAGGGCTGGAGTTCCCGCAGGTGTTTATCGTCGGGATGGAAGAGGGGATGTTCCCGAGCCAGATGTCGCTCGATGAAGGCGGTCGTCTGGAAGAGGAGCGCCGTCTGGCCTACGTTGGCGTCACCCGCGCGATGCAAAAACTCACCTTAACTTATGCCGAAACGCGCCGTCTGTACGGCAAAGAGGTCTATCATCGCCCGTCGCGCTTTATCGGCGAGCTGCCGGAAGAGTGTGTGGAGGAAGTTCGCCTGCGCGCCACGGTCAGCCGACCGGTGAGCCATCAGCGGATGGGCACACCCATTGCGGAAAACGATACCGGCTACAAGCTGGGCCAGCGCGTGCGTCATGCGAAGTTCGGCGAAGGCACCATCGTGAATCTGGAAGGCAGCGGCGAGCACAGCCGTTTGCAGGTCGCCTTCCAGGGGCAGGGGATCAAATGGCTGGTCGCTGCCTACGCGAAGCTGGAAACGGTTTGA
- the ysgD gene encoding protein YsgD, protein MDTPSRYWLTILSSRINS, encoded by the coding sequence TTGGACACACCCAGTAGATACTGGCTCACTATCCTGTCATCCAGGATCAACTCCTAA
- the yigI gene encoding acyl-CoA thioesterase YigI, with protein MSAVLTAEQALKLVGEMFVYHMPFNRALGLELERYEKDFAQLAFTNQPMMVGNWAQSILHGGVIASALDVAAGLVCVGSTLTRHETIGEDELRQRLSRMGTIDLRVDYLRPGRGNRFTATSSLLRAGNKVAVARVELHNEDQLYIASATATYMVG; from the coding sequence ATGTCTGCTGTTCTCACCGCGGAGCAAGCCCTGAAGCTTGTGGGCGAAATGTTTGTCTATCATATGCCGTTTAACCGGGCGCTGGGGCTGGAGCTGGAACGCTACGAAAAAGACTTTGCCCAACTGGCCTTTACAAATCAGCCGATGATGGTTGGCAACTGGGCGCAAAGCATTCTGCATGGCGGGGTCATCGCCTCTGCGCTGGATGTCGCCGCCGGGCTGGTTTGCGTCGGCAGCACGCTAACCCGTCATGAGACGATCGGCGAAGACGAACTGCGCCAGCGCCTGTCGCGCATGGGTACGATCGACCTGCGTGTCGACTACCTGCGTCCGGGCAGAGGCAACCGCTTCACCGCTACCAGCAGCCTGCTGCGGGCCGGGAACAAAGTCGCCGTGGCGCGGGTGGAATTGCATAACGAAGATCAGCTTTACATTGCCAGCGCCACCGCCACTTATATGGTAGGGTAA